In Stieleria varia, one genomic interval encodes:
- a CDS encoding beta-ketoacyl-ACP synthase III has product MSQAIPTDDPSATAKAQAPTSPTRTAQDHLSKNAVADGSSCPPPSPGESSIEATAESSGARRGRMGAVNGVRVLATGSYVPPNIVTNEDLAALGCDSEWIIRRTGIRERRRASDDQATSDLCYEAALRCMETAGVTADQIDLIIVATITPDHPTPSTACHLQRRLGCIAPSMDVNAACAGFMYAMTTAAQFVAAGNSKCALVVGADLMSRTVNPDDKKTYPLFGDGAGAVLLAPDSSTDSPAGILSYQLGSEGCGGEMLCIPAGGTRHLLTPEAHESGLQYLTMDGRGVFKWAVRVFDESAKDVLETAGIQPSELALVVLHQANQRIIDSAVADLGVERDRVFVNLDRYGNTSGASIPLALDEAIREGKLQRGDKVLLCGFGAGLAWGTAVLQW; this is encoded by the coding sequence ATGTCTCAAGCAATTCCAACGGATGACCCGTCGGCGACCGCCAAGGCACAGGCTCCCACCTCACCAACGCGTACCGCACAGGATCATCTGTCCAAAAACGCTGTGGCAGACGGCTCGTCCTGTCCACCGCCCTCACCTGGAGAGTCGTCCATCGAGGCGACCGCTGAAAGCTCTGGCGCGAGACGGGGGCGCATGGGGGCGGTCAACGGCGTTCGCGTGCTGGCCACGGGATCGTACGTGCCGCCCAACATCGTCACCAATGAGGATTTGGCGGCGCTGGGATGCGACAGCGAGTGGATCATTCGCCGCACCGGAATCCGGGAGCGACGTCGTGCATCGGACGATCAAGCGACAAGTGATCTTTGCTACGAGGCTGCCTTGCGTTGCATGGAGACCGCTGGCGTCACGGCGGACCAGATCGACTTGATCATTGTCGCCACCATCACCCCTGATCATCCGACACCATCGACCGCGTGTCACTTGCAACGTCGGCTGGGATGCATTGCCCCGTCGATGGATGTCAACGCGGCATGTGCAGGATTCATGTATGCGATGACGACGGCGGCGCAGTTCGTTGCTGCGGGCAACAGCAAGTGCGCATTGGTCGTCGGCGCGGACTTGATGAGCAGAACCGTCAATCCGGACGACAAGAAAACGTATCCGCTGTTCGGCGATGGTGCCGGTGCGGTCCTGTTGGCCCCGGATTCGTCGACGGATTCCCCGGCGGGCATATTGTCGTACCAGTTGGGCAGCGAAGGTTGCGGCGGCGAGATGTTGTGTATCCCCGCGGGCGGAACACGTCACCTGTTGACGCCGGAAGCACACGAAAGTGGCTTGCAGTACTTGACCATGGATGGCCGTGGTGTGTTCAAGTGGGCCGTTCGCGTGTTTGACGAAAGCGCCAAAGACGTGTTGGAAACCGCAGGCATCCAGCCGAGTGAACTGGCGTTGGTCGTCCTGCATCAAGCCAACCAGCGAATCATCGATTCAGCGGTGGCGGACCTCGGTGTGGAGCGTGATCGCGTGTTCGTCAACCTGGATCGCTATGGCAACACGTCCGGGGCCAGCATTCCGCTGGCTTTGGATGAAGCCATCCGGGAGGGCAAGCTACAGCGAGGTGACAAGGTACTGCTGTGCGGTTTCGGTGCCGGACTCGCATGGGGCACCGCGGTCCTGCAGTGGTGA
- a CDS encoding PQQ-binding-like beta-propeller repeat protein, which translates to MTKFFSAVSMRFTFVCGLLMCCMHATPAGAQEWPQWRGPNGDNHAAADASAPLKWDLQTGENVIWKTRLPGRGHSTPVIIDEGIFLTTADSADETQSLLKLDRVSGKLIDRWVLHRGDLPRRIHPNNSYASPSVAFDGHQLYVAFQTSDAIHLTAMTPDGREVWAKRVSDFKPAQFEFGYGASPIVEGELVIVAAEYDGPDSGLYGLSTRTGEQVWKVPRPSNLNFATPIVATIAGQRQLLIAGANTIDAYDPLTGRTLWQVDATTEAICGTIAVDGRRILVSGGNPVSGTWCVTGDATGKLLWENGVKCYEQSLLTIPNHVFAIADNGVGYCWRTMDGKEMWRSRLFAGGVSASPTLIGNRVYAANESGEVAIFSASPDRFEPLAKIQTGDSIFATPIAVGDRLYIRTGINENGRRQEYLIALGSH; encoded by the coding sequence ATGACCAAGTTTTTTTCAGCCGTATCGATGCGATTCACTTTTGTTTGTGGCCTGTTGATGTGCTGTATGCACGCGACGCCGGCCGGTGCTCAGGAGTGGCCGCAGTGGCGTGGTCCCAATGGTGACAACCATGCGGCGGCCGACGCCAGCGCGCCGCTGAAATGGGACTTGCAGACCGGCGAGAACGTGATCTGGAAAACCCGTTTGCCCGGCCGCGGCCATTCGACCCCCGTGATCATCGACGAAGGAATCTTTCTGACCACGGCGGACTCCGCAGACGAGACTCAGTCGCTGCTCAAACTTGATCGTGTGAGCGGAAAGCTCATCGACCGTTGGGTCTTGCACCGTGGTGACTTGCCTCGCCGAATTCATCCGAACAACTCGTACGCTTCGCCTTCAGTGGCCTTTGATGGACACCAACTGTATGTCGCATTTCAGACCAGCGACGCGATCCATCTGACAGCGATGACGCCTGATGGCCGGGAGGTGTGGGCCAAGCGAGTCAGTGATTTCAAGCCGGCGCAATTCGAGTTCGGTTACGGAGCCAGCCCGATCGTGGAAGGCGAGCTAGTGATCGTTGCCGCTGAGTACGACGGACCGGATAGCGGTCTGTACGGTTTGAGTACGCGGACGGGGGAGCAAGTTTGGAAAGTACCTCGTCCGAGCAATCTTAATTTTGCCACGCCCATCGTCGCCACGATTGCTGGTCAACGACAGTTGCTGATCGCCGGCGCAAACACGATCGATGCATACGATCCATTGACCGGCCGAACGCTGTGGCAAGTCGACGCGACGACGGAAGCGATCTGTGGAACGATCGCTGTTGACGGACGCCGCATCTTGGTCAGCGGCGGCAATCCGGTCTCAGGCACTTGGTGTGTGACGGGTGACGCGACGGGCAAGCTGCTGTGGGAAAACGGAGTGAAGTGCTATGAGCAGTCGTTGCTGACGATCCCGAATCACGTGTTCGCGATTGCAGACAATGGTGTGGGCTACTGTTGGCGAACGATGGATGGCAAAGAGATGTGGCGGAGTCGTTTGTTCGCGGGCGGCGTCAGCGCATCCCCGACGCTGATCGGCAATCGCGTTTACGCGGCGAATGAATCCGGCGAGGTGGCCATCTTTTCGGCGTCACCGGATCGATTCGAACCGCTTGCCAAAATCCAGACGGGCGATTCGATCTTTGCGACTCCCATTGCCGTCGGCGATCGCCTCTACATTCGCACCGGAATCAACGAAAACGGTCGCAGACAAGAATACTTGATCGCACTGGGCAGCCACTGA
- a CDS encoding DUF1559 domain-containing protein, with protein MHTQKVHSQRSGFTLVELLVVIAIIGILVGLLLPAVQAAREAARRMSCSNNFKQIGLGIQNYHSSFKQLPTNGTGTKRVPSMTDQTNQCNRLFVSWLVPILPYIEQQALWEQISNPSQQVTAGATLPASVNGAWNAMGPCPWVTTYVPWVTQVPTYRCPSDAGKALGPGQLARTNYACSLGDANDRAHNGGINDYGFWGNLNDRDENWSVTRARAAQRGFFWNRNEAKFRDVLDGLSNTIAAGEVNTSGGKREISADFVRNITSMQVTNNTILIPARCKEGPHIDPLRPQFYDPSATVSGSLSQSKHCRWADSRAYYSAFLTILPPNAPNCVTANNDGNHPGVISTAGSRHSGGAHVLMGDGAVVFITDSVETGNLESNTVCRDAPGLPPGTASPYGLWGSLGTRDMKEVIEEELNQ; from the coding sequence ATGCACACGCAGAAAGTTCACTCACAGCGATCGGGTTTCACCTTAGTGGAACTGCTGGTCGTCATCGCCATCATTGGCATCCTTGTTGGCCTGCTGCTACCGGCAGTTCAGGCAGCACGCGAAGCCGCGCGACGCATGTCGTGCAGCAACAATTTCAAGCAGATCGGTCTTGGGATTCAGAACTACCACAGCTCGTTCAAGCAATTGCCAACGAACGGGACGGGGACCAAGCGAGTCCCATCCATGACCGATCAGACCAACCAATGCAATCGACTGTTCGTCAGTTGGTTGGTGCCCATCTTGCCCTACATCGAGCAGCAAGCGTTGTGGGAGCAGATCTCCAATCCCAGTCAGCAGGTCACGGCTGGAGCGACCTTACCGGCTAGCGTCAATGGAGCGTGGAATGCGATGGGGCCTTGCCCCTGGGTCACCACTTATGTGCCCTGGGTCACTCAGGTCCCGACCTATCGCTGCCCAAGCGACGCCGGAAAGGCACTTGGTCCGGGGCAGCTTGCACGGACGAATTACGCTTGTTCGCTTGGTGACGCCAATGACCGTGCTCACAATGGTGGGATCAACGATTACGGTTTCTGGGGCAACCTCAACGACCGGGACGAAAACTGGTCTGTGACACGAGCACGTGCTGCACAACGCGGATTCTTCTGGAATCGTAACGAAGCTAAGTTCCGTGATGTTCTGGATGGTCTCTCCAACACCATTGCTGCTGGCGAAGTCAACACCTCAGGCGGCAAGCGTGAGATCAGTGCGGATTTTGTCCGAAACATCACAAGCATGCAGGTCACTAACAATACGATTCTGATTCCTGCTCGTTGCAAGGAAGGGCCTCACATCGATCCCTTACGCCCCCAGTTCTATGACCCAAGTGCGACGGTAAGTGGAAGCCTGTCTCAATCCAAGCACTGTCGCTGGGCTGATTCGCGGGCTTACTACTCGGCGTTCCTGACTATTCTCCCTCCGAATGCCCCCAATTGCGTGACCGCAAATAATGACGGCAATCACCCTGGCGTCATCTCAACTGCGGGTAGCCGCCACTCCGGTGGTGCTCACGTGTTGATGGGTGACGGAGCCGTGGTGTTCATCACCGACAGCGTCGAAACCGGCAACCTGGAAAGCAATACCGTCTGCCGCGACGCACCAGGTCTTCCTCCCGGAACCGCAAGCCCTTACGGGTTATGGGGGTCCTTGGGGACACGCGACATGAAAGAAGTCATTGAGGAAGAGCTGAACCAATAA
- a CDS encoding DUF1559 domain-containing protein has product MSSVKRHGFTLVELLVVIAIIGILVGLLLPAVQAAREAARRMSCSNNFKQIGLGIQNYHSNYKQLPTHGTGTQPGVPDAYFRTSTQGNRYRLSMLVPILPFIEQQSLWEQISNPNAQRTDGDTMAAVGTPTNPWPPMGPTPEVIQYIPWTTEVPTYRCPSDPGFGLPALGRTNYAACLGDSCWRLYFGPYNNDRTAKPQGAVLQAQAAHRGFFKPLQESKFRDILDGLSNTIAMGEIISYLGDNSIRGQVTESAANSSAPGVSLTSIRDNPSVCLPLINPQRPRFWDPTYNMISRRLFARGYRWADQGPFFTGCLTILPPNREICGPYNTLGTTLIATMSSQHTGGCHVLMGDGAVTFVSDSVEAGDSTAGSVWLNGTGAQIPGSPSPYGLWGSLGTRAASEVVDEAL; this is encoded by the coding sequence ATGAGCTCGGTAAAAAGACATGGTTTTACGTTGGTGGAGTTGCTGGTGGTGATCGCAATCATCGGCATTCTGGTTGGTTTGCTTCTGCCAGCGGTTCAGGCAGCACGTGAAGCGGCGCGACGAATGAGTTGCAGCAACAACTTCAAACAAATCGGGCTTGGGATTCAGAATTATCATTCCAACTATAAACAATTGCCGACTCACGGAACGGGCACGCAACCGGGCGTTCCCGACGCGTATTTTCGAACCTCCACTCAAGGAAACCGTTATCGATTGAGCATGTTGGTACCGATCTTGCCGTTCATTGAGCAGCAATCGCTTTGGGAGCAGATCAGCAATCCCAATGCGCAGCGAACCGACGGGGACACAATGGCTGCGGTCGGCACGCCGACGAATCCTTGGCCTCCCATGGGGCCAACGCCCGAGGTGATCCAGTACATTCCATGGACGACAGAAGTCCCCACCTACCGATGCCCGAGTGATCCGGGATTTGGGCTTCCCGCGTTAGGGCGAACCAACTATGCCGCATGTCTGGGAGACTCCTGTTGGCGATTGTATTTCGGTCCCTACAACAACGACCGGACGGCGAAGCCTCAGGGTGCTGTGTTGCAAGCGCAAGCCGCCCATCGCGGTTTCTTTAAGCCTCTGCAGGAATCAAAATTCCGCGACATCCTTGATGGACTCTCCAACACCATTGCGATGGGTGAAATCATTTCGTATCTGGGTGACAACAGCATTCGTGGTCAAGTGACCGAGTCGGCGGCGAATTCCAGCGCACCAGGCGTATCGCTTACCAGTATCCGTGATAATCCATCGGTCTGTTTGCCATTGATCAATCCTCAGCGTCCCAGGTTTTGGGACCCGACATACAACATGATCTCACGACGTCTGTTTGCTCGTGGGTACAGGTGGGCAGATCAAGGCCCTTTCTTTACGGGCTGCTTGACCATCCTGCCTCCCAACCGAGAGATCTGTGGTCCCTACAACACGCTGGGAACGACACTCATCGCAACCATGTCCAGCCAGCACACCGGCGGTTGTCATGTCTTGATGGGTGACGGTGCGGTAACGTTCGTCAGTGATTCTGTCGAAGCGGGTGATTCCACGGCCGGCAGCGTTTGGCTCAATGGGACCGGCGCACAGATACCGGGTTCCCCAAGTCCCTATGGTCTTTGGGGTTCGTTGGGAACACGCGCCGCCAGCGAAGTCGTCGACGAAGCGTTGTGA
- a CDS encoding IS1380 family transposase, whose product MTKRNRKRAALKRLRRQAVEFDFDGGTLTSDAGLLLLREVDQRLGLIRRVDACIADPRDPIYTAHPQAEILTSRIFGIAAGYEDGNDHAHLRHDAAFQVAAGRTPAQNDYDSDEHVPLASPSTHSRFENRVDRKAMLAIHEEIVNTFLDSYEKPPEEITLDYDATDDPTHGNQDKNYFNGFYDGHCFLPLYVFCGYQLLVAYLRPSSFGAAHHARAVTKLLVQKIRSRWPETKIILRGDGGYSDERLMRWCDKNDVYYVFGLPKNNVLIRNIACEMTRARLEHLKFKSTRTLFKWFRYRTQETWDRHRWVLGKAEHGDKGANPRFVVTNLPSAQGIVEPTYHRPRVDGKQVRQILDPGTICSVAWNPKDFYRERYCQRCEMENRIKEQQMCLFADRTSCTDFMANQFRLILSSLAYVLVDGIRRLALQGTTHARMRVDTIRLRLFKIAARVRVTCRRVIFHLPTHCPSASLFNEVMARLCRSD is encoded by the coding sequence ATGACAAAGCGTAATCGAAAACGAGCTGCACTGAAACGCCTCCGTCGCCAAGCTGTCGAGTTTGATTTTGATGGCGGAACGCTCACGTCCGACGCCGGATTGCTACTGCTTCGCGAAGTCGATCAACGACTCGGCCTGATCCGCCGAGTCGACGCTTGTATTGCCGATCCACGCGATCCTATCTACACCGCACATCCGCAGGCCGAGATCCTGACCAGTCGTATCTTTGGAATTGCGGCAGGCTACGAGGACGGCAACGATCACGCCCACTTGCGGCATGATGCAGCCTTTCAAGTCGCTGCCGGACGCACGCCTGCACAGAATGACTATGACAGCGACGAACACGTTCCTTTGGCCAGTCCGTCAACGCATTCACGTTTCGAAAATCGTGTCGATCGCAAAGCGATGCTGGCTATCCACGAAGAAATCGTAAACACCTTTCTGGACAGCTACGAGAAACCGCCCGAAGAAATCACCTTGGACTATGATGCCACAGATGATCCGACGCACGGCAATCAAGACAAAAACTACTTCAATGGATTCTACGACGGCCACTGTTTTCTGCCGCTGTACGTGTTCTGTGGCTATCAGTTGCTCGTCGCCTACCTACGTCCCAGCAGTTTTGGCGCAGCCCATCACGCTCGCGCGGTGACCAAACTGCTGGTTCAAAAGATTCGTTCGCGATGGCCGGAGACGAAAATCATTTTACGTGGCGATGGCGGATATTCTGATGAAAGACTCATGCGTTGGTGCGATAAAAACGACGTCTACTATGTCTTCGGATTGCCCAAGAACAACGTCTTGATCCGCAATATTGCCTGCGAAATGACCCGTGCTCGACTTGAGCATTTGAAATTTAAATCCACGCGAACGCTTTTCAAATGGTTCCGTTATCGCACTCAGGAAACATGGGACCGTCATCGCTGGGTTCTCGGCAAGGCGGAGCACGGCGACAAGGGAGCCAACCCGCGTTTCGTCGTGACAAACCTGCCCAGTGCCCAAGGGATCGTCGAGCCGACTTATCATCGCCCTCGCGTGGACGGCAAACAGGTTCGACAAATCCTCGATCCTGGAACGATCTGCAGTGTTGCTTGGAACCCGAAGGATTTCTATCGAGAACGTTATTGTCAGCGTTGTGAAATGGAGAATCGGATCAAGGAACAACAGATGTGTTTGTTTGCCGATCGAACCAGCTGCACAGACTTCATGGCCAATCAGTTTCGTTTGATTCTGTCGTCGTTGGCGTATGTGTTGGTCGACGGAATCCGCCGGTTGGCACTTCAGGGCACTACACATGCTCGGATGCGTGTGGATACGATCCGCTTGCGTCTGTTCAAGATTGCCGCGCGAGTGCGCGTGACTTGTCGGCGAGTGATTTTTCACCTTCCGACTCACTGCCCTAGCGCGAGTCTCTTTAACGAAGTCATGGCGCGTCTTTGCCGAAGCGACTAA
- the ilvB gene encoding biosynthetic-type acetolactate synthase large subunit translates to MSTANATNTDSRVMTGADILVKSLVDHGVEVLFAYPGGCSMPLHQALTRFGESIRTILPRHEQGGAFAAQGYARATGKVGVVMATSGPGATNLVTAIADAKLDSIAMLCISAQVPTAAIGTDAFQETPMAEICRGITKHHYLVTDIKDLPRVMKEAFHIASTGRPGPVLVDLPKDVQLSDVAEVDLDPPMHLPGYESVPPVVPSETIRQIAAAIKLARRPVIYAGGGIVLGNASEELREFITKTGIPTVTTIMGIGAVPPEHECSMDWLGMHGAAYANYAVRDCDLLIALGVRFDDRVTGKVEAFAKDAKIIHVDIDGSELNKNKEAHIPVRGDVKQVLTELNKVVQRTDIDPWRKNCAELKAKYPFHYDDKFDGILQQHAISVLSDITADMDTQITVGVGQHQMWAAQFYKFRKPRTWHSSSGLGTMGFGLPAAMGVQAALPNSLVIDIDGDGSFQMNIQELATCFCEELPVKVFLLNNQHLGMVVQWEDRFMGRNRAHTYLGPIRHNEASGPSDADRFAYAEDRYPDFVKIAQGYGCGASTIRKKSDLEGAIREMIDHKGPYLLDVQVPYQEHVLPMIPGGKTVDDMILE, encoded by the coding sequence ATGAGCACTGCAAACGCCACCAATACCGACAGTCGTGTGATGACCGGAGCCGATATCCTTGTCAAATCACTGGTCGATCATGGTGTAGAAGTCTTGTTCGCCTATCCCGGCGGATGCAGCATGCCCCTGCACCAAGCCCTCACCCGCTTTGGTGAATCCATTCGAACGATTTTGCCTCGCCACGAGCAAGGCGGAGCCTTCGCAGCGCAGGGCTACGCCCGTGCGACCGGAAAAGTCGGCGTGGTGATGGCGACCAGCGGTCCCGGCGCGACGAACCTGGTGACCGCGATCGCGGATGCAAAACTCGATAGCATTGCCATGCTGTGCATTTCCGCCCAAGTTCCCACAGCCGCGATCGGTACGGACGCGTTCCAAGAAACGCCGATGGCGGAGATCTGCCGCGGAATCACCAAGCACCACTACTTGGTGACCGACATCAAGGATTTGCCGCGGGTGATGAAGGAAGCGTTTCACATCGCCAGCACGGGACGCCCCGGGCCCGTCTTGGTGGACTTGCCAAAAGACGTCCAGCTCAGCGATGTCGCCGAGGTCGACTTGGATCCTCCGATGCACTTGCCGGGATACGAGTCCGTCCCACCGGTCGTTCCCTCGGAAACGATTCGCCAAATCGCCGCCGCGATCAAGCTTGCTCGTCGACCCGTTATCTACGCCGGTGGCGGAATCGTGTTGGGCAACGCCAGCGAAGAGTTGCGTGAATTCATCACCAAGACCGGTATCCCGACTGTGACCACGATCATGGGCATCGGTGCCGTTCCGCCCGAGCACGAGTGCTCGATGGACTGGCTGGGGATGCACGGTGCCGCCTACGCAAACTATGCCGTACGAGACTGTGACCTGCTGATCGCCTTGGGCGTCCGGTTCGATGATCGCGTGACCGGCAAGGTCGAAGCGTTCGCGAAGGACGCAAAAATCATTCACGTCGACATCGACGGCTCGGAGCTGAACAAGAACAAGGAAGCTCACATTCCCGTTCGCGGTGATGTGAAACAAGTCCTGACCGAGCTGAACAAAGTGGTTCAACGCACCGACATCGATCCATGGCGAAAGAACTGCGCTGAGCTGAAGGCAAAGTATCCGTTCCATTACGACGACAAGTTCGACGGAATTCTGCAGCAGCATGCCATCAGCGTGTTAAGCGATATCACCGCCGACATGGACACGCAAATCACCGTCGGTGTGGGCCAACACCAGATGTGGGCCGCCCAGTTCTACAAGTTCCGCAAGCCACGCACTTGGCACAGCAGCAGCGGCTTGGGAACGATGGGTTTCGGCCTGCCGGCTGCCATGGGCGTTCAAGCCGCTCTGCCAAACTCATTGGTCATCGACATCGACGGTGACGGTAGTTTTCAGATGAACATCCAAGAACTGGCAACTTGCTTCTGCGAAGAATTGCCCGTGAAGGTGTTCTTGCTCAACAACCAACACCTCGGCATGGTCGTTCAATGGGAAGACCGTTTCATGGGACGCAATCGGGCTCACACTTATCTCGGCCCCATTCGCCATAACGAAGCCAGCGGACCGAGTGACGCGGATCGTTTCGCCTACGCAGAAGATCGCTATCCAGATTTCGTGAAAATCGCTCAGGGCTACGGTTGTGGCGCGTCGACGATCCGAAAGAAATCCGATTTGGAAGGTGCCATCCGCGAAATGATCGACCACAAAGGTCCTTACCTGCTGGACGTTCAAGTGCCTTACCAAGAACACGTGCTGCCGATGATCCCCGGCGGCAAGACCGTTGACGACATGATCCTGGAATAG
- a CDS encoding Gfo/Idh/MocA family protein, giving the protein MRAGIVGVGFMSWIHYLAYQRSEQAELVAFCSRDPKKRAGDWRGIHGNFGPPGEQIDVSSMNVYEGLDSMLADESIDLIDICLPPALHPDAIGKCFAAGKKVLCEKPLALSARTAHALASQAAPGQLLVAHILPFMPEFQLLVDAANDGRWGKPIAGRFKRTISPPDWIPDFYDSKRVGGPLIDLHVHDAHLIRLLFGMPTAAHTVSRPLKGVPQFYESVFEFADSQLAVSAGGGVINSPARGFTHGYEVSFERATVQFEFAAYADGSTALIPLTIMHADGTVERPELGDGDPVSSFVAEINAAAESVDTGKHSPILDATIAADALTICEMQQ; this is encoded by the coding sequence ATGCGTGCTGGTATCGTAGGCGTTGGATTCATGAGTTGGATTCACTATCTGGCCTACCAACGAAGTGAACAAGCCGAATTGGTCGCTTTCTGCAGTCGCGATCCCAAAAAACGCGCCGGCGATTGGCGTGGCATCCATGGCAATTTTGGTCCCCCCGGGGAACAAATCGATGTCAGCAGCATGAATGTCTACGAAGGACTCGATTCGATGCTAGCGGATGAGTCGATCGATCTGATCGATATCTGCTTGCCTCCGGCACTGCACCCCGATGCGATCGGAAAATGTTTTGCCGCTGGAAAAAAAGTGCTGTGCGAAAAACCTTTGGCGCTTTCCGCTCGAACCGCCCACGCATTGGCCAGCCAAGCGGCTCCAGGGCAACTGCTTGTTGCGCACATCTTGCCTTTCATGCCCGAGTTTCAGTTACTGGTGGACGCAGCGAATGACGGCCGCTGGGGCAAGCCCATTGCGGGACGATTCAAGCGGACGATCAGCCCACCGGACTGGATCCCGGATTTCTACGATAGCAAGCGAGTCGGCGGTCCTCTGATCGATTTGCATGTTCACGACGCTCACTTGATTCGCCTGTTGTTCGGCATGCCGACGGCGGCCCATACGGTCAGTCGACCACTCAAGGGCGTCCCACAATTTTACGAGAGCGTGTTTGAGTTCGCCGATTCACAGCTCGCGGTCTCCGCGGGCGGCGGTGTGATCAACTCACCCGCACGCGGATTCACCCACGGTTACGAAGTCAGCTTTGAGCGGGCCACGGTGCAATTTGAGTTCGCCGCCTACGCGGACGGTTCGACGGCACTGATTCCACTGACGATCATGCACGCCGACGGCACCGTCGAACGCCCCGAGTTGGGCGACGGCGATCCCGTCAGTTCATTCGTCGCCGAGATCAATGCTGCTGCTGAATCGGTGGACACTGGCAAGCATTCGCCCATCCTGGATGCAACCATCGCCGCCGACGCGCTCACGATCTGCGAAATGCAGCAGTAA
- a CDS encoding S26 family signal peptidase, whose translation MQIFAVSGNSMAPTLIGSARQIVCSHCEHPLTVDADSIPTDSMPAPNSTLACLHCGKRFMPSDFENASALPADVVTVTTIDPRQLSRGELVAVTWEDQQHVKRLVGLPGDTVSLDPASDDRPRILINGQRVEDLLAPTQSPRVDVSSDLMRWHSLALPSSWLRSTSNHWSSKNALDIRESEWIVYRHQDPHNAGRDGPVLDDYPMNTSVRRKLSPVDRLWLDASFRSDFALNVQVAFWTPEGHRLHESHLPASSSGFTTLTACVWDAAASENQPVSANLPIAIRIAGDTETSDTETSEVTIEGLSVSRSVEYRLNRHHDRSRYPFTLSENECFVLGDNVPISVDSRTVGPIHLRSIQGTCHPLALTE comes from the coding sequence GTGCAAATTTTTGCAGTCTCGGGCAACTCGATGGCCCCCACGTTGATCGGTAGCGCACGCCAGATTGTCTGCTCTCATTGCGAACATCCGTTGACAGTCGATGCCGATTCCATACCGACCGATTCCATGCCGGCCCCCAATTCAACGCTGGCGTGCCTGCATTGTGGCAAGCGATTCATGCCAAGCGATTTCGAGAACGCAAGTGCTCTGCCCGCTGACGTCGTCACGGTCACCACCATCGATCCACGGCAACTATCGCGTGGTGAATTGGTTGCCGTGACTTGGGAAGACCAGCAACACGTCAAACGTCTGGTGGGCTTGCCAGGGGACACGGTCTCGCTTGATCCGGCAAGCGACGATCGACCCAGGATTCTGATCAACGGTCAACGAGTCGAAGATCTCTTGGCGCCCACCCAATCGCCGAGGGTCGATGTCAGCAGCGACCTCATGCGTTGGCATTCATTAGCGTTGCCATCGTCGTGGCTCCGATCAACATCGAACCATTGGTCATCCAAGAATGCGCTAGACATCAGAGAGTCGGAGTGGATCGTCTATCGTCACCAAGATCCACACAATGCCGGTCGCGACGGACCGGTATTGGATGACTACCCGATGAACACTTCCGTGCGTCGCAAACTATCTCCGGTCGATCGACTCTGGCTCGACGCATCATTTCGCTCCGATTTCGCGTTGAACGTCCAAGTCGCATTCTGGACTCCGGAGGGACATCGATTACATGAGTCGCACCTCCCCGCATCCTCATCCGGATTCACGACTTTGACGGCATGCGTGTGGGATGCCGCCGCAAGTGAAAACCAGCCGGTCTCTGCCAACCTCCCCATCGCCATCCGCATTGCCGGCGACACAGAGACCAGCGACACAGAGACCAGCGAAGTAACCATCGAAGGGCTTTCCGTTTCTCGCAGCGTGGAGTACCGCTTGAATCGCCACCATGATCGCTCACGCTATCCGTTCACCTTGTCAGAAAACGAATGCTTTGTGTTGGGCGACAACGTTCCCATCAGTGTCGATAGCCGAACGGTCGGGCCAATCCATTTACGATCCATTCAAGGAACCTGTCATCCTCTTGCGTTGACAGAATAG
- a CDS encoding fluoride efflux transporter FluC, protein MSSWLNLTAIALGGAAGAVCRYGITLAASAVPGGSSLWGTTIANVLGCAILGGVIGWVEAGGVLAERASLALRVGFLGSLTTFSTFAADSSLLAQQGRWGGSGIYVFANLVVGWAVLMISCSWIKGWAG, encoded by the coding sequence ATGAGTAGTTGGCTCAATTTGACGGCAATCGCACTCGGCGGAGCCGCCGGTGCAGTCTGCCGTTACGGAATCACGCTTGCAGCGAGCGCCGTTCCGGGCGGATCCTCCCTTTGGGGGACAACCATCGCGAACGTGTTGGGATGCGCGATCCTGGGCGGAGTCATCGGGTGGGTGGAAGCCGGTGGCGTTTTGGCCGAACGGGCCTCCTTGGCACTACGTGTTGGGTTTTTGGGCAGTTTAACCACCTTTTCGACCTTCGCAGCCGATTCGTCGCTGTTGGCACAACAGGGGCGTTGGGGAGGATCGGGTATTTATGTCTTCGCGAACTTGGTCGTCGGATGGGCGGTATTGATGATCTCATGCAGTTGGATAAAAGGCTGGGCAGGATGA